Genomic DNA from Mycobacteroides chelonae CCUG 47445:
TCCGAGCTTGGCGCCATCGGCGAGCAGGACGCGTTCCAGGTGCATCACCGTCGAGGAGTTTCGGATGCCGAGGTCCCGGCACAGGTCCGGGTCTCCGGTGATGTCCTCCCAGGTGACCAGCAATCGCCCGGGGGTTCGGCCCTGGCTCTGGGCGCCCTCGGTGTATGACCGTAACGATAACGGCTGCACCAGCTTCGGCGCAGATACCACAGTTCCGCGCCCGCGCCGCTCGATGCGCCCTTCCACGAGCAGCTCGTGCAGCGCTTGGCGGACGGTCTCGCGTGACACCTCGAATCGTTCGGCAAGATCGCGCTCGGGCGGAACCGAATCTCCCTCGTTCAGTGTCGAGAGAATGTGGTCGAGTTCGGTGCGTACTCGGTAGTGCTTGGGAAGTCGCACGTCAGACGTCATGCCGTGTCACCACCTTTCGGGCCAGTGCGAGTACGTGGGGAATGGAAAGCCCTTTGGCCCCGGGAATCTTCGCTCCATCGTCGAACCGGCGCAGCCGGAGTGCGTCGGGCCACCACGGGTGCTCACTCCATCGGGTATCGTCGCCGGCTCCTCCCTGGCTGGCCAGCGATGCCACGGATGCGGCGGACAGATGCGACGCGTAATCGGAATCAGTCAGTGCGAGGTACCGCTTGGCTGCGACGTGCGAACCGGCAAGCCATCCAACCCGTTTCCCGAGGCGAGGGGTAAGCCATTCGCGCGCGACAGAATCGTGTCGGTGGTCGGCGGCGGTGCCGAGGATCGGACTGTGCCCGATGTCGTGCAGAACCGATGCGAGCAGCAGCTCATCGTCCGCACGGTCGGCATGGGCGAGGTATCCGGCTTGCAGGGCATGGTCGAGCTCGTCGACGGCCTCCTCGTCCCATATCCCGCGCAGCGACATCAACACTGCTTCGAGTTCGTCGACGGTGTCCACGGACTGAGCGTACGCCAAATTGGTCTATACCAATTGTTCATGCGGTGTTCGCCCCCACGTTCTTGATTGGTCTAGACCAATGCAAGACGCTGGTGACATGCGAGTGGTTGTTGTTGGTGGCGGGATTCTGGGAACGGCCCATGCGTGGGCTGCGATTGAGCGTGGACACCACGTGGTGCAGCTGGAACGTGAACCGGAAGCACGTGGGGCCACCGTCCGGAATTTCGGCCTGGTGTGGGTTTCCGGCAGGTCGCCTCGAGAGCTGGAGGTCGCGCAACGGTCTCGGGATCTCTGGCAGGGGATCGCGAAATCGGTTCCGGGTACCGGCTTCCGGGCAATCGGATCGCTCACCTTGCTGCAGACCCAGGAAGAGATGGCTGTCGCCGAAGAGGTGATGGCGCGCTCCGACGCCGGTGCGCGTGGATTCGCACTGCTCGACCCGGATGCTGTCCAGCGGCGTAACCCCGCACTGCGCGGAAAGTTCCTCGCCGGGCTGCATTGCGCTCGGGACGCTGCCGTCGAGTCGCGCGTGGCTCTGCCGGCCATGCGGTTGCACCTCAAGGAGACGGGTCGGTACTCCTTCCTGCCCGGCGCCGAGGCCCGGTCGGTCGACACCACATCCGACGGAGTCTCGGTTCGCGCTGATGACGGCGAGGTGTACCGCGCGGATGCGGTTGTCATATGTGCGGGGGCGGCGCACGGCGGACTGGTGCGAGAGTTACTGGGTGACTTCCCGGTTCGCCGGGTTCGGTTGCAGATGATGCAGACCGCCTCACTCGGTGAGGAGCTGACCACGGCGATCGCGGACGGAGACAGCCTGCGTTATTACCCCGCATTCGCCGGTGATGCGCTCGACGCCCTGAATGCCGTGCAGCTCCAGGAACCGACGGCCGCCGAGTACAAGATGCAGCTGCTGTGCGTGCAAAGACTGCACGGCGGACTGACGATCGGGGACACCCACGAGTACACCGAACCTTTCGCCTTCGACGTTGATGAGGCTCCGTATCGACACCTCATCAACAGGGCCGAGGAACTGTTGGGGCGCAAGCTCCCTCCGGTGGTACGGCGGTGGGCGGGGGTCTACTCCCAATGCACCGACCCGAACGAGGTCGTCTATCGGCGCGAGGCGGCGCCGGGGGTATGGGTGGTGACCGGCCCCGGCGGGCGCGGAATGACCCTCGGCCCGGCTATCGGTGCGGACACAGCTGACCTGATGAACCTCTAGTACAGACGACCCCAGGAAAGGGAAAACGATGTCCGATATTCCTATTCGTCTTGCCGTACTCGACATGGCCGGCACCACGGTCGCCGATGGCGGAATGGTGCTCAAGGCATTCGAGACGGCGGCTACCGCCGGTGGTATCGAGGAGGTGGGGCCTGAACGTGATCGCGCCCGTCAGTACGTCATCGACACCATGGGGCAATCGAAGATCGCCGTATTCCGGCACCTACTCGGCGACGAGGGCAGGGCGCAACATGCGAACCGGACCTTCGAGGACGCGTACGACGGGCTCATCGGCGACGGTCATGCCAGGCCGATTAACGGTGCGGTGGAGGCTATTTCGAAGCTCAGAAAGGCCGGCGTCAAAGTCGCGCTCACAACCGGCTTCAGCGCCTCTACCAAGGACAAGCTACTTGCGGCGCTTGGATGGGCCGACATCGCAGACTTGACACTGGCTCCTTCGGAGGCGGGGAGGGGCAGGCCCTACCCGGACCTGGTGTTGACGTCGGTGCTTCGTTTGGAGGTCAATGATGTTCGGGAGGTCGCGGTCCTGGGTGATACCTCAAGCGATGTGTTGGCTGGTCATCGCGCCGGCGCGCAGATTGTCGCCGGGACACTGACCGGCGCTCATGATGCAGCCCAGCTCAGTACCGCGCAGCCCACGCACATTGTGCACTCGGTGGGAGAGTTCGCCGACATCGTCCTGCGTCGAATCTGAAAGAGCAGGACATGAAACATCTCCCGCTGATGTGGGTGCTGAGGTTCGTATCGACCGCGACAGTTGTTCTGGCGGTGAGCGGCTGCGGCGGCACCGGTGGCGGGACCGGTCCGAACTCCGTCACCGTGTACAGCGCGGACGGGCTGGGCTCGTGGTACGAGATTCAATTCGAGAAGTTCACCCAAAGTACGGGAATCTCCGTGAATCTCGTGGAAGCTGGTTCTGCTGAGGTGGTTTCGCGGGTAGCCAAGGAGAAGGCCAACCCACAGGCCGACCTGCTGGTCACGTTGCCGCCCTTCATCCAGAAGGCGGCAAGAAGTGATCTACTCGTTGGCGCCGGGGTTGACGTCTCTACGGTCGCCGAGAACAACCGAGACGCCGATGGTAGATACGTCGCGATAGTCGACAACTACCTGACGTTCATCGCGAACCCTGCCGCAGAGCTGAAAGATGCGCGCTGGAGCGACTTTCTGAGTCCGAGGCTCAAGGGCAAACTTCAGTATTCGACACCCGGGCAGGCCGGGGACGGGACCGCCATGTTGGTTCTCCTGCAGCACCTCATGGGAGAGCAGGGTGCCATCGACTATCTCAGAAAGCTGCAGCACAACAACGTCGGGCCGTCCAGCTCCACAGGCAAGCTTCAGCCCAAGGTCAGCAATGCAGAACTATGGGTGGCCAATGGAGACGTTCAAATGAACCTCGCATCGATCCGCGAGGATCGCTCGAACTTCTCGGTGTTCATCCCCGCGACCGATGATGGTTCCCGCTCAACGGTTTCCCTTCCGTATGTTGCCGGCATCACCAAGGGCGCCCCGCGGGTGGAGAACGCGAAGAAGCTGCTCGGCTACTTGCTATCCGTGGGTGTTCAGCAGACGGTTTCTGGCGAGGCATTGGGGATGCCGGTGCGTACCGACGTACGACCCGAGACGGGGCCCAACACGCCGGCGGAAGTCCTGGACGGAGTCAACATCTGGCATCCGGACTGGAACCAGGTGCTCGACACCCTTGATGCGTCATTCATCGCCTACCAGAAAGCGACCGGGAGCTGATATGGACCGCAGTGCCGAATTCTCCTCGCCTAAAAGGTTTGTCGGCGACATCCTCGCTGGAACTCCTGTCGACCCTGCCCCGAGTTCTGGCGCTATTGCGGACGCGCCGGCGATCGTCTTCGACCATGTGACCGTCGCCTACGGCCGCGGCAAGAAGAGGGCCGAAGCGTTACGAAACTTCAACCTACGTATCGCTCGCGGTGAAACGGTGGCCCTTCTTGGACCTAGCGGATCGGGAAAGTCCACCGCGCTCAAGGCACTCGCCGGCTTCGTGCGGCCAACCTTCGGCACGGTCAGATTGGATGGGCAAGACGTGACGGACCTACCGCCCGCGAAACGAGGAATCGGCGTAGTTGTGCAGTCCTATGCACTGTTTCCTCATATGCGCGTGCGAGACAACGTTGCCTTCGGTTTGCGGGCACGTAGAACCAAATCCGGCCACATCGCGGCGCGTGTCGACGAAGCGCTGGCGATGGTGAGCATGTCCAGCTATGCCGACCGTTATCCACGCGAGTTGTCCGGCGGTCAGCAGCAGCGCGTGGCCATTGCACGCGCGCTGGCAATCCGGCCCCGGGTGCTGCTTCTGGATGAACCACTTGCCGCCCTGGATGCACAGTTGCGTCAGTCGATGGTCGCCGAGCTGCAGCAGCTGCAAA
This window encodes:
- a CDS encoding GntR family transcriptional regulator — protein: MTSDVRLPKHYRVRTELDHILSTLNEGDSVPPERDLAERFEVSRETVRQALHELLVEGRIERRGRGTVVSAPKLVQPLSLRSYTEGAQSQGRTPGRLLVTWEDITGDPDLCRDLGIRNSSTVMHLERVLLADGAKLGLESTYLPKSRFSSLRNTFDPGTSLYEAIRELGVGFGSAVERIETVLASPREASLLDTSTAMPMLLLHRRTLDTDGRPIECVRSLFRGDRVAFEAVLKE
- a CDS encoding HD family phosphohydrolase: MDTVDELEAVLMSLRGIWDEEAVDELDHALQAGYLAHADRADDELLLASVLHDIGHSPILGTAADHRHDSVAREWLTPRLGKRVGWLAGSHVAAKRYLALTDSDYASHLSAASVASLASQGGAGDDTRWSEHPWWPDALRLRRFDDGAKIPGAKGLSIPHVLALARKVVTRHDV
- a CDS encoding TIGR03364 family FAD-dependent oxidoreductase — encoded protein: MRVVVVGGGILGTAHAWAAIERGHHVVQLEREPEARGATVRNFGLVWVSGRSPRELEVAQRSRDLWQGIAKSVPGTGFRAIGSLTLLQTQEEMAVAEEVMARSDAGARGFALLDPDAVQRRNPALRGKFLAGLHCARDAAVESRVALPAMRLHLKETGRYSFLPGAEARSVDTTSDGVSVRADDGEVYRADAVVICAGAAHGGLVRELLGDFPVRRVRLQMMQTASLGEELTTAIADGDSLRYYPAFAGDALDALNAVQLQEPTAAEYKMQLLCVQRLHGGLTIGDTHEYTEPFAFDVDEAPYRHLINRAEELLGRKLPPVVRRWAGVYSQCTDPNEVVYRREAAPGVWVVTGPGGRGMTLGPAIGADTADLMNL
- a CDS encoding phosphonatase-like hydrolase; this translates as MSDIPIRLAVLDMAGTTVADGGMVLKAFETAATAGGIEEVGPERDRARQYVIDTMGQSKIAVFRHLLGDEGRAQHANRTFEDAYDGLIGDGHARPINGAVEAISKLRKAGVKVALTTGFSASTKDKLLAALGWADIADLTLAPSEAGRGRPYPDLVLTSVLRLEVNDVREVAVLGDTSSDVLAGHRAGAQIVAGTLTGAHDAAQLSTAQPTHIVHSVGEFADIVLRRI
- a CDS encoding 2-aminoethylphosphonate ABC transporter substrate-binding protein translates to MKHLPLMWVLRFVSTATVVLAVSGCGGTGGGTGPNSVTVYSADGLGSWYEIQFEKFTQSTGISVNLVEAGSAEVVSRVAKEKANPQADLLVTLPPFIQKAARSDLLVGAGVDVSTVAENNRDADGRYVAIVDNYLTFIANPAAELKDARWSDFLSPRLKGKLQYSTPGQAGDGTAMLVLLQHLMGEQGAIDYLRKLQHNNVGPSSSTGKLQPKVSNAELWVANGDVQMNLASIREDRSNFSVFIPATDDGSRSTVSLPYVAGITKGAPRVENAKKLLGYLLSVGVQQTVSGEALGMPVRTDVRPETGPNTPAEVLDGVNIWHPDWNQVLDTLDASFIAYQKATGS
- a CDS encoding ABC transporter ATP-binding protein — translated: MDRSAEFSSPKRFVGDILAGTPVDPAPSSGAIADAPAIVFDHVTVAYGRGKKRAEALRNFNLRIARGETVALLGPSGSGKSTALKALAGFVRPTFGTVRLDGQDVTDLPPAKRGIGVVVQSYALFPHMRVRDNVAFGLRARRTKSGHIAARVDEALAMVSMSSYADRYPRELSGGQQQRVAIARALAIRPRVLLLDEPLAALDAQLRQSMVAELQQLQKTLSDTAMLYVTHDQSEALALADRIAVMRNAELVDVDTARNLWTRPPSDFTANFLGGANLIPCTVGRVSGESALVSVGDKVLSVTAPKPEVGRDPWAPGANAMVCIRPHALSVVAASEPGALRARVATQVWRGASTRLSLAVNGFPDQLIDVDVPGHGEFSPDSAVGVKFPEPAGVLVTIPGEAE